CGAGGCCGGCGCCACTTCGTTCAAAGTCCACTTCACGGCCATCGCCCCCCAGCTTCTCGCCAAGGTGGCCGACATGCCCCATGACGGGATGAGCTGGACCCGCTGGGGCCGCAAGCTGGCCGACGACGTGATGAGCCGCGTCACTTCCGAACTGCGGCAGGGTGCAGCCCTCGGGGAAACCATTCCCCAACTGCGCAAGCGTCTGGAGGTGGTGGACAACATGGGCCGCACCAGTGCCGAACGGCTGGCCCGCACGGCGATCAACGCAACGGGGAACCGTGCCCGGATGGCCGTCTACGAGGCGAACAGCGGCCCGGACGGCGTGGTGAAGGGCTGGCGGTTCCTCGCCACCCTGGACGGTCTGACCAGCCGCCAGTGCGCCGCGCTGTCGGGCACGGAATGGCGATTCAACGATCCAAACGCCCCGAAGCCTCCCCGACACCCTTCATGCCGTTCCGTCGCCCTGCCTTTGCTGAAGACCTTCCGCGAGATGGGCCTGGACCTGGACGAGGCCCCAGTGGGCGAACAGGCCAGCCAGTTCGGGCCGGTTTCGGCGGATCTGACATACGAACAGTGGCTTCACAGGCAGCCCGCCGCATTCCAACGGGAGACCTTGGGCGACACCCGCTATCGGGCCTGGAAGAACGGCCTGCCGCTGGCGTCATTCGCCACCTACGACGCGCCATTGTCCATTGAGGCTCTTCGGCGCCTGTATCCGAACCAGATGGGGGCCTGAGATGGCAAAACCTGACCTAAAATCCCGCATTTCGGCTTGGCGGAACGGCTCGGACGGCTTTTTCAAGTGGATTGCCGATACGAAACCCATGATTCCCAGCGAAAAGGGCGGATACGAACCCTATACCGTGCCCAATGACGAGGTGAGGGAAGCCATCCGGCAGGCTCTGGACGGGGGTTTCGCCACAGTGGTTTTCTGCTGGCCCCGGCGCCATGGGAAGACGGTGGTGTCGGCGCTGATCGTGGTTTGGCGGTTCCTGACCCGGCGAACCCAGACGGTCGCCATCGTCGCGAACAGCGAACGCCAAAGCGTCGACACCGCCTTCAA
The sequence above is drawn from the Magnetospirillum sp. 15-1 genome and encodes:
- a CDS encoding minor capsid protein; the encoded protein is MTPDDLILHHQLRLDGLAQHIQALIAADIARALERVEAEILRRTTDGTTSFSLARALTMRAELIALQRALGEAVEGRIADALAVTVETASPAVAGALKALEPIAIEAGATSFKVHFTAIAPQLLAKVADMPHDGMSWTRWGRKLADDVMSRVTSELRQGAALGETIPQLRKRLEVVDNMGRTSAERLARTAINATGNRARMAVYEANSGPDGVVKGWRFLATLDGLTSRQCAALSGTEWRFNDPNAPKPPRHPSCRSVALPLLKTFREMGLDLDEAPVGEQASQFGPVSADLTYEQWLHRQPAAFQRETLGDTRYRAWKNGLPLASFATYDAPLSIEALRRLYPNQMGA